tttgttaggtattgggtttgtggcttagtagggttatctagttaagtctatggctgtctgaagtggttctcaatcagaggcaggtgtttatcgtcgtctctgattgggaaccatatttaggcagccatattctttgggtgttttgtgggtgattgtccttagtgtccttatgtCCGTGTTCCGTGTTTTTGAGCACGAgaattaggctgtttcggttttcgttacgtttattgttttgtagtttttgtattaattcgtgtttacgttgtgttattaaacatggatcgaaatctacacgctgcattttggtccgatccttgctacacctcctcgtccgaggaagagatagaagaaagccgttacagcaagtcggttaggacatctactttgtgtatgacacaagtcattttttcaacaattgtttacagacagattatttcacttataatttactgcattacaattccagtgggtcagaagtgtacatacactaagttgaatgtgcctttaaacagcttggacaattccagaaaatgatgtagtCGATttacaagcttctgataggctaattgacatcatttgagtaaattggaggtgtacctgtggatgtatttcaaggccttcaaactcagtgcctctttgcttgacatcatgggacaatctaaagaaatcagccaagacctcagaaaaaaattgtagacctccacaagtctggttcatacttgggagcaatttccaaatgcttgaaggtaccacgttcatccggtacaaacaatagtacgcaagtattaacaccatgggaccatgcagccgtcatatcgctcaggaaggagacgcgttctgtctcctagagatgaacgtactttggcgtgaaaagtgcaaatcaatcccagaacaacagcaaaggatcttgtgaagataatggaggaaacaggtacaaaagtatcaatatccacagtaaaactagtcctatatcgacataacttgaaaggccgctcagcaaggaagatgccactgctccaaaaccaccataaaaaagcaattttgcaaccgcacatggggacaaagatcgtactttttggagaaatgtcctctggtctgatgaaacaaaaatagaactgtttggccataatggccatcgttatgttatGAGGAAAAAGGgaaaggcttgcaagccgaagaacaccatcccaattgtgaagcacaggggttgcagcatcatgttgtgggagtgctttgctgcaggagggactggtgcacttcacaaaatagatggcatcatgaggaaagacaattatgtggctatattgaagcaacatctcaagacatcagtcaggaagttaaagcttggtcacaaatgggtcttccaaatggacaatgaccccaagcaaagttgtgacaaaatggctgaaggacaacaaagtcaaggtattggagtggccatcacaaagccctgagctCAATCCTAATAgacaatgtgtgggcagaactgaaaaagcatgtgtgagcaagtaggcctacaaacctgactccgttacaccagctctgtcaggagggatgggccaaaagtcatccaacttattgtgggaagcttgtagaaggctacccgaaacatttgacccaagttaaacaatttaaaggcaatgctgccaaatactaattgagtgtatgtaaacttctgaccactgggaatgtgatgaaagaaataaagctgaaataaatcactctactattattctgacatttcacattcttaaaataaagtggtgatcctaactgacctaagacagggaatttttactaggattaaatgtcaggaattgtgaaaaactgaatgtataaatgtatttggctaaggtgtatgtaaacttctgactgtaTGTCACACAAACAATACATTAATCTAAATGGTTTCCCAATAATAAATATCTCACCATCCATGTACCCCAATATCCATACCAGCACAACTTTTAGTATGTTTGGCTAAAACATGACCTCATACTATATAGTATGCTAGTATGGGGTATTTGGTGTGGCTTACATACCGGAGGCAGAGTCACCTGTCCCGTGACCTCCGGAGCCTTCATGTTGAGGGTGTCCTCCCCCAGGTCCTGCTCCCCTGCGCTGGGGTATGGAGGGGGGTGGGTACTCCTCCAAGTAGGCTTCTGGCTGATGGGGGGGGGCGGGTGGCAGGGATCTGGCTCCTCTTCCTCCAGCAACATGGTGTggctggaggaggaagagggctcTGGGATGGGCGAGCGGGGGGGCACCTGTGCATCTTCCTCGGTCTCAGCGAGGGACGCTGCAGCGGTGAAAACTTGGGACGTACCAGTGCAGTCTGGGGCTCCACCGGCACTGGCCCCCTCCTTCCATGTTCCTCCACCTTCACCCTCGTAGGGAGACGCCACACCAGTCTCCATGGCGGCCAGTGTGGTCTTCTGGTAGAGAAGCTTCTGGATGTTGGGCCCCGCGGGGCCCTCAGGCTCTGTGATGGAGCTGCGCTTCTTGAGGGGTCGCGGGGCATGGTGCAGCCGACGGCGCAGGGCTTCCAGGTCGGCGTCGCTGGGGTGCCGGTGAGGGTgcgagatgaaggggaggagcttGGTGGGGCTGAAGGGACGAGGGGCCCGCTCCGTCTCCTGGCCCCACTGGCTCTCAGGTGCCAGAGACGCCAGGCCGGGACCCCCCTGGTCCACCTCGAAATCTCCGGCCCCCAAATAGGTGGAGTCCTGGAGGAGCGACTGCTGCCCCCCACTGCCTGAGATGAGTGGTTTTCCATACattatcagagagagagtgaatggtcAATCTAGCATGCTAACACAATAACATATTTTAAAAGAGTATTTTCCAAAACAATAACAGAAAATGCAGAATGATTTTAACAAATTACTCAGTTTAGTAACATGGTAAAGATCCAGGAGTCACAGGAGTAGCCAAGACACGACAGTAGCCCATGGCTCCTTCTCTCACCTCTGGGCTGCGTGCGTGTCAGAGTGCCCCCGCCTGTCCTGGGCTGTTGGGTGTACATGGAGTAGATGGAGGAGGCAGCCACCGTCTGTAGCTTCTGGAGGACAGGCACTGCCGCTGTGGACTCTGGAGGATCCGGGGTGAAGGGGCGCACCGTAGCCGACGGAGGAGCCTCCTGCTTGGGTGGCAGAGGCAGGGTGTGGCTGTGGATGGGCGGAGGTGCACACAGATGGAGGGAGGCGGACGGTTTTGCCTTGCCCGGGAAGGTGCCCGTGCTGAAGGGCGGTTTGCCGAAGGTCGGGGCTTGGTAGGGATAGGAGGTGGCACCTTGCCGAGAGCCTTACCACCCGCCTATCAAGTCAAGAAGACCGTAACATACATAGTATGATGAAAATTAAATGCATAATAATATAACTGCAACAATGTCAGTTAACAGATGGTTTTATCCAATGCAACTGTTCAAACACAAATCCAGTATGTGGGCCATGAGGGAATCAAACCTACAAATGGTGTTGCAAGTACAAAGCTCCAACCAAAAAACAACCCTGTATATCAAAAATACGTTGAAGCTGCTTCATTGGCTAATCGGGCATTTATGGAAAAGCTAAAAATACAAATGGAAAGCAGAATAATCTATATCTCTGACCACATTCTCTGTGGGTCTGTGATCATTTCTAGGAAGGATGGAAGTCGGGTAGGGAGGAACATAGCAAGGGAGCATCTTTTAAGTATACTGTATGAACGTTCCTAAAAATGCTTCTGAAAATCAGTGCAGTACCTGGGTATCCCTCAAGAGGTCCTCGCTGCTCGGATTGTTCTGTGAGTGGACGGGAGCCGGGGCGTCAAACATAGAAATGTGACGCCCCTTTTGGTCCTTGAGGGTCTCGGCGTCTCCTGCAACCACAGAGGAAATCACATCAGAACATTATCTGAACCATATGACATTTACATTATTAAAACCAAATGACATAACATTATCCAAACCATATGACGTCCACATAAGAACGTCCACCAAACATAATCAAGATGGTCAGCACCATATACACGTCACAATCACTGTAACCTGGAGGCAGTCTTTATTTTGAATATATTCCCAGCATCAGTTTAATAAAACACTATACTACACCTGACATTCATTTCTAAATTAATGAAATATGGCTTTAGCAAGAATTCCCTTCATTAATTCAAAATTGCACAAATTTCTATTAGTATTTGTTCATCATGCagtggaactgaccccaaccttGTTTCCGAGCCAAGTCGAGGGAAGATGGTTACCTGAGCCCTGTGAGGAGAGGCTGGACATGCGAGGCAGAGTTGAGGACATGCCATGATGACTGCCGCTGGACTGAAAACCTGTCGGAGCTGGGAGAAGTGTTAACACATGGAAAGAGCACTTGAATTGCAAAGGCAGATATACacaatctactactactacacagttacacacatgcacactaacaCAGCCACAAGCGCACAATCACAATTGAACACACACAAAGTAAAATCATCCATAACGAAAAACAACATTCTTACCTGGGTAGGGTTTAAGCGGTCTAGGAGGGGCCTTCATGGAGGAGTCTGGCATGGGTAAGGTGATGGTGACGTCGGGGTAGGCAGGCTTGATCAGCAGCTCCTGTTGGCTGGGCACCGGAGGCCCTGGGGCCGCAGTGGAGGACAGGATGTAAGGACCCACGGCCGCCACCCTGGAAGGGCCACATGGCAGCAGGGCCTGGCTCTTTGTGGGGACCTGGAGAGAATGTTTGGGTAACACGTTATCTAAAGTTAGCAGGTATGACACTTTATTAGTTGTTATTAGCATGTATGAGCCTTTATAAAATCTTATTATGAGCCTTATATGTTATGTCACCCTATGtaggccagggatgggcaactggcggccCGCGGATCACTTTCcattaaaaaattataataaatagAATTATAAATGTTTTTAGGAACTCAATGGGGGTCTCAACTATCTGCTGTCAAGAGGGGGCTGCTAAAATGTTTTACTTGCAACAAAATGTCACTTCGTGCCCCCCAAAGTATGGATGtgggtattcagacccttgagcCTCTGTGGACCCTCGTGATTAGTTCCGATTTtctgtggcccccacccccatcaaagttgcccatccctgatgtaGGGATGCAGTAGTAAAATATTACTCCTGCACACATCACATTTATCTCATGGACAGTGAGgtcttgcatccatagctccgtCTATGAATTGGAGTGGTGATACATTTCCCTGGCCCCATTCCTAAGCTTCGTTTCAAAAAATGTGGGGCTGATGTGGTCCACTGCCCTAAGGGAACAATAAAGCTTTTGAACATCGACTTGACTCACGGGCAAGTTCGCCTTCTGCTGTAGCGCTGCCTTCTTCTTCCACAGGCGTTCGCGGAGTTCGGCCACTCGCTTGTCCATGGTGGCCACCTCCAGGTTGCGCTTGCTCAGGCTCTCACGCTGCTGTTGCAGCTTGGCACTCTGGTCCTGGTTCAGCTTATTCCTCAGCTTAAAtcggggggagaagggagaaagagCTAGAGTCAGCTTTATGTGTGTATAGCGATTTTCCTACTACTGAGCCCAACTAAGCCGAGCCAAACCAATCTCTACTAAGTTTGCCTGGTTACATatccaccatagttgctggaaccgTGCTGAAAAGGACCGTGTAAAAAGAAAACTTCAGAGCCAGCAGTTTTGTTCTGGGggtatacactatatatacacacaaaagtatgtggacaccccttcaaattagtggattcggctatttagGCAACTGACAGGTGCATAAAATTGCTGACAGGTGCATagaattgagcacacagccatatataaaaatcgtctgtccttggttgcaacacactaccgagttacaaactgcctctggaagcaacgtcagcacaataactgttcgttggaagcttcatgaaattggtttccattgccgagcagctgcacacaagcttaagattaccatgcgcaatgccaagtgtcggctggagtggtgtaaagcttgccaccactggtatctggagcagtggaaacgcgttctctggagtgatgaatcacgcttcaacatCTGGCGGTCCGACCAATGAATcttggtttggcagatgccaggagaacaatacctgcctgaatgcatagtgccaactgtaaagtctgttggaggaagaataatggtctggggctcttTTTCATGtttcggactaggccccttagttccagtgaagggaaatcttaatgctacagcatacaatgacaatctagacaattctgtgctaccaactttgtagcaacagtttggggaaggccatttcctgtttcagcatggcaatgcccccaTGCTCAATGCGAggaccatacagaaatggtttgtcgagatcggtgtggaagaacttgactggcctgcccagagccatgacctcaacctcatcgaacacctttgggaattggaatgccgactgtgaaccaggcctaatcacccaacatcagtgctgtGGTTATGATGTTATTTTGCAGAGTCTACCTGTAAATGCCACAAAAATAAACTTCTGTGGAAGCAGACAAATCTGATCACACACACGCAAATCAACAAACACACgcaagcacagagagacagacatttatttattaatttatttattaacctttatttaactaggcaagtcagttaagaacaaatccttattttcaatgacggccctgttcaggggcagaacgacagattttttaccttgtcagctcagggattcaatcttgcaaccttacggttaactagtccaacactctaaccacctgcctcacgaggagcctgcctgttacgcgaatgcagtaagaagccaaggtaagttgctagctatcattaaacttatcttattaaacacaatcaatcaatcataatcactagttataactacacatggttaaagatattactagtttacctagcgtgtcctgcgttgcatataatcgatgcggtacGTGTACCTAACCACAAAcctcaatgcctttcttaaaatcaatacacagaagtatatatttttaaacctgcatatttagctaaaagaaatccaggttagcaggcaatattaaccaggtgaaattgtgtcacttcacttgtgttcattgcacacagagtcagggcatatgcaacagtttgggccgcctggctcgttgcgaactaatttggcagaatttttacgtaattatgacataacattgaaggttgtacaatgtaacagcaatatttagacttagggatgccacccattagataaaatacggaacgttTCCTTATTTCACaaaaagaataaacgttttgttttcaaaatggtagtttccggattcaaccatatgaatgacctaaggctcgtatttcggtgttattatgttataactaggtctatgatttgatagagcagtctgactgagcgacggtaagcaccagcaggctcgtaagcattcattcaaacagcactttcatgcgttttgccagcagctctttgatGTGCTtaaagcattgagctgtttatgacttcaagcgtatcaactcccgagattaggctggtgtaaccgatgtgaaatggctggctagttagcggggtgcacgctaatagtgtttcaaacgtcactcgctctgagacttggagtagttgttccccttgctctgcaagggccgcggcttttgtggagcgatgggtaacgatgcttcgagtgtggctgttgtcgatgtgttcctggttcgagcccaggtagcggcgaggagagggatggaagctatactgttaaactggcaatactaaagtgcctataaga
This genomic stretch from Oncorhynchus clarkii lewisi isolate Uvic-CL-2024 chromosome 13, UVic_Ocla_1.0, whole genome shotgun sequence harbors:
- the LOC139423527 gene encoding apoptosis-stimulating of p53 protein 2-like; protein product: MILQYSQLRNKLNQDQSAKLQQQRESLSKRNLEVATMDKRVAELRERLWKKKAALQQKANLPINVMCAGALLPCGPSRVAAVGPYILSSTAAPGPPVPSQQELLIKPAYPDVTITLPMPDSSMKAPPRPLKPYPGFQSSGSHHGMSSTLPRMSSLSSQGSGDAETLKDQKGRHISMFDAPAPVHSQNNPSSEDLLRDTQAGGKALGKVPPPIPTKPRPSANRPSARAPSRARQNRPPPSICEAPPSATVRPFTPDPPESTAAVPVLQKLQTVAASSIYSMYTQQPRTGGGTLTRTQPRGSGGQQSLLQDSTYLGAGDFEVDQGGPGLASLAPESQWGQETERAPRPFSPTKLLPFISHPHRHPSDADLEALRRRLHHAPRPLKKRSSITEPEGPAGPNIQKLLYQKTTLAAMETGVASPYEGEGGGTWKEGASAGGAPDCTGTSQVFTAAASLAETEEDAQVPPRSPIPEPSSSSSHTMLLEEEEPDPCHPPPPISQKPTWRSTHPPPYPSAGEQDLGEDTLNMKAPEVTGQVTLPPGKRTNLRKVGSERIDHGMRVKFSPLALLLDSSLEGEYDLVQRVIYDVDDPSLPNDEGITALHNAVCAGHTEIVKFLVQFGVNANAADSDGWTPLHCAASCNNVQVCKFLVESGAAVFATTYSDMQTSARRWRRAMHSAPSSSTVRPLV